The following proteins come from a genomic window of Gossypium raimondii isolate GPD5lz chromosome 5, ASM2569854v1, whole genome shotgun sequence:
- the LOC105765942 gene encoding E3 ubiquitin-protein ligase RGLG5 translates to MGGKSSKDSSGRAYPTSRSGGSDSWSRYGYPPQSGYPPQTPYYTPRHHHAPPHSSNYGLQTLHRGHKIVKYSRIADNYETLDQVTAALAQAGLESSNLIVGIDFTKSNEWTGARSFNRKSLHHIGNGQNPYEQAISIIGQSLSAFDEDNFIPCYGFGDASTHDQDVFSFYPEERFCNGFEEVLARYREIVPQLRLAGPTSFAPIIEMAMTIVEQSGGQYHVLLIIADGQVTRSVDTQHGQLSPQEQKTIDAIVRASEFPLSIVLVGVGDGPWDMMREFDDNIPARAFDNFQFVNFTEIMSKNTDSSRKQAEFALSALMEIPAQYKATIELGLLGQRKGNTFERVPLPPPMYGASSFNNPKSYSRSSSFQQDPSPYSQSGSFKQNPSPYSRSSSFQQNIPLYSGYDTSAATATGPSSSSLYDHQICPICLGNPKDMAFGCGHQTCCDCGEDLQICPICRSAIQTRIRLY, encoded by the exons ATGGGAGGAAAAAGCTCAAAGGATTCTAGTGGAAGAGCGTATCCGACAAGTAGGTCCGGTGGTTCAGATTCATGGAGTCGTTACGGATATCCACCGCAATCAGGATATCCTCCACAGACTCCTTACTATACACCACGGCATCACCATGCTCCACCTCACTCAAGTAATTACGGATTGCAAACACTCCATCGCGGGCATAAGATTGTGAAATACTCAAGGATAGCTGATAACTACGAAACTTTGGACCAG GTTACTGCTGCCCTCGCACAAGCTGGCCTCGAGTCCTCTAACCTCATCGTTGGTATCGATTTCACAAAAAGCAACGAATGGACAG GTGCAAGGTCATTCAACCGCAAAAGCTTGCATCACATCGGGAATGGCCAAAATCCCTATGAACAAGCTATATCAATTATTGGACAGAGCTTATCCGCTTTTGATGAGGATAACTTCATTCCATGTTATGGATTCGGAGATG CGTCAACACATGATCAAGATGTCTTCAGTTTCTATCCGGAAGAGAGATTCTGCAATGGATTTGAGGAGGTGCTTGCACGATACAGAGAAATTGTTCCCCAGCTTCGACTCGCAG GGCCAACATCCTTTGCACCCATCATTGAAATGGCCATGACTATTGTCGAGCAAAGTGGTGGTCAATACCATGTTTTGCTGATAATTGCTGATGGACAG GTGACTCGAAGTGTCGACACACAGCATGGTCAGCTTAGCCCCCAAGAGCAAAAGACAATCGATGCAATCGTTAGAGCAAG TGAATTCCCCTTGTCTATTGTCCTAGTTGGGGTTGGTGATGGACCTTGGGACATGATGAGGGAGTTTGATGATAACATCCCTGCTCGTGCTTTCGACAATTTTCAG TTTGTGAACTTCACAGAGATTATGTCGAAGAATACAGATTCATCGAGAAAGCAGGCAGAATTCGCTCTTTCAGCCTTGATGGAAATTCCTGCTCAGTATAAAGCAACTATTGAGCTCGGCCTGTTGGG ACAAAGAAAGGGAAATACTTTTGAGAGAGTTCCTCTCCCTCCTCCCATGTATGGTGCCTCATCTTTCAATAACCCGAAGTCTTATTCTCGCTCAAGCAGTTTTCAGCAGGATCCATCTCCGTATTCTCAATCCGGCAGTTTTAAGCAAAATCCATCTCCCTATTCTCGCTCAAGCAGTTTTCAGCAAAATATACCTCTGTATTCTGGATATGATACCTCTGCTGCCACAGCCACAGGTCCATCTTCAAGCTCCCTTTACGATCATCAG ATTTGCCCCATTTGTCTTGGTAATCCCAAGGACATGGCTTTTGGTTGCGGACATCAG ACTTGTTGTGACTGCGGAGAAGACCTCCAAATCTGCCCCATATGTCGGAGCGCGATCCAAACTCGGATCCGGCTTTATTGA